The Georgenia sp. TF02-10 genome window below encodes:
- a CDS encoding ROK family protein, with product MRVGLDIGGTSTAGILLDGTSRPLHEVRLASGYGGPEVLATAERAVRELTAAAGTDVTALRSVGVGVPGLVAADRRHVTNAVNLGLAELDLGGRLAERLGVAVVVENDVNAAALGAHRLLGGGTGSLGYLNLGTGLACGIVLAGRLWRGDRGVAGEIGHVPVDPAGPLCRCGQRGCLEAVCAGWAIARDWPGPGGATAVFAAADGGDRAARALADRVCGGIAAAVRLLALTVDVDRILLGGGVSRAGAPLLRGVRAALAAQAQRSALVAALNLPARVTILPASGTAAMLGAAALAEVDGVPA from the coding sequence GTGAGGGTCGGCCTCGACATCGGCGGCACCAGCACCGCCGGGATCCTGCTGGACGGGACCAGCCGCCCCCTCCACGAGGTCCGGCTGGCCTCCGGCTACGGCGGCCCGGAGGTGCTGGCGACGGCGGAGCGCGCCGTCCGCGAGCTCACCGCCGCCGCCGGCACCGACGTGACCGCCCTGCGCTCGGTCGGGGTGGGCGTGCCCGGCCTCGTCGCCGCCGACCGCCGGCACGTCACCAACGCGGTGAACCTCGGCCTCGCCGAGCTCGACCTCGGCGGCCGCCTGGCCGAGCGCCTGGGCGTCGCCGTGGTCGTGGAGAACGACGTCAACGCCGCCGCCCTGGGCGCCCACCGCCTGCTCGGCGGCGGGACCGGCTCGCTCGGCTACCTCAACCTCGGCACCGGCCTGGCGTGCGGGATCGTGCTGGCCGGCCGGCTCTGGCGCGGGGACCGGGGCGTCGCCGGGGAGATCGGCCACGTGCCGGTGGACCCCGCCGGGCCGCTGTGCCGGTGCGGCCAGCGCGGCTGCCTGGAGGCGGTCTGCGCGGGCTGGGCGATCGCCCGGGACTGGCCCGGGCCGGGGGGCGCGACGGCGGTGTTCGCGGCCGCCGACGGCGGGGACCGGGCCGCCCGCGCGCTCGCCGACCGGGTCTGCGGCGGGATCGCCGCTGCCGTCCGGCTGCTCGCGCTGACCGTCGACGTCGACCGCATCCTCCTCGGCGGCGGCGTCAGCCGGGCCGGCGCGCCGCTGCTGCGCGGCGTCCGCGCCGCGCTCGCCGCGCAGGCGCAGCGTTCGGCCCTGGTCGCCGCGCTGAACCTGCCCGCGCGGGTGACGATCCTGCCCGCCTCCGGCACCGCGGCCATGCTCGGCGCGGCGGCCCTCGCCGAGGTCGACGGCGTGCCGGCCTGA
- the nagZ gene encoding beta-N-acetylhexosaminidase produces the protein MSRTEAAPARPTAPGTGRPTAPGTDHRAALAVLMPGFVGTELPGWLRRALAEGLGGVCLFGHNITDPDQLRRLTAEVRGAAPHAVIAVDEEGGDVTRLHAGAGSPFPGNAVLGRLDDVDLTAAVAAAVAAEVRAAGCDLTLAPVVDVNSQPDNPVIGTRSFGADPGLVAAHGAAWVHGAQCAGVAATAKHFPGHGDTTTDSHLARPVATADRATLHARELAPFRAAVAAGVAAVMTSHIVLPALDPDRPATTSPAVLDLLRGELGFTGAVVSDALDMAGATDGAGAGATAVAALAAGCDLLCLGAATTGAELAEVVDAVAAALADGTLDRDRLDASAARVRALLARPAGASPPAATGGPGTTAAGRPGTTAAGRPGTTAAGPPPTTSGPAPRVPGPAEVLPAVEVSAAARARLRAPGPRVLLRLDTEANIAVGTAPWGPFAALADAVADADADAGGIAGLDGAALTDGGPDPRPEVRTAGAPGWLDLPADAVVVAVGRDNHRHPRSRHLLDDLRARRPDAVVVDMGWPSPARDYADVATFGASRLMGAALLELITPARP, from the coding sequence ATGAGCCGCACCGAGGCCGCCCCGGCCCGGCCGACGGCGCCCGGCACTGGCCGGCCGACGGCGCCCGGCACCGACCACCGGGCCGCCCTCGCCGTCCTCATGCCCGGCTTCGTCGGCACCGAGCTGCCCGGCTGGCTCCGCCGGGCGCTGGCCGAGGGCCTGGGCGGGGTCTGCCTGTTCGGCCACAACATCACCGACCCGGACCAGCTGCGCCGGCTGACCGCCGAGGTCCGCGGCGCCGCGCCGCACGCCGTGATCGCCGTCGACGAGGAGGGCGGGGACGTCACCCGGCTGCACGCCGGGGCCGGCTCGCCCTTCCCCGGCAACGCGGTCCTGGGCCGGCTGGACGACGTCGACCTCACGGCCGCCGTCGCCGCCGCGGTGGCCGCCGAGGTCCGGGCCGCCGGCTGCGACCTCACCCTCGCCCCGGTGGTGGACGTCAACTCCCAGCCGGACAACCCCGTGATCGGCACCCGCAGCTTCGGCGCCGACCCCGGGCTGGTCGCCGCCCACGGCGCTGCCTGGGTCCACGGCGCGCAGTGCGCCGGGGTTGCCGCGACGGCCAAGCACTTCCCCGGCCACGGGGACACCACCACCGACTCCCACCTCGCCCGCCCGGTGGCCACCGCCGACCGGGCAACGCTGCACGCCCGCGAGCTGGCGCCGTTCCGGGCGGCGGTCGCCGCCGGCGTGGCCGCGGTCATGACCTCGCACATCGTGCTCCCCGCGCTGGACCCGGACCGCCCGGCGACGACCTCCCCGGCCGTGCTCGACCTGCTGCGCGGCGAGCTCGGCTTCACCGGCGCCGTGGTCTCCGACGCCCTGGACATGGCCGGCGCCACCGACGGCGCGGGCGCCGGGGCCACCGCCGTCGCCGCGCTCGCGGCCGGCTGCGACCTGCTCTGCCTGGGCGCGGCCACCACCGGCGCAGAGCTGGCCGAGGTGGTGGACGCGGTCGCCGCCGCGCTGGCCGACGGCACCCTCGACCGCGATCGGCTCGACGCGTCCGCGGCCCGCGTGCGCGCGCTGCTCGCGCGGCCGGCCGGTGCGTCCCCGCCGGCGGCGACCGGTGGCCCGGGGACGACGGCGGCCGGTCGGCCGGGCACGACGGCGGCTGGTCGACCGGGGACGACGGCGGCCGGTCCGCCGCCCACCACCTCGGGCCCGGCGCCCCGCGTCCCGGGTCCGGCCGAGGTCCTCCCGGCGGTCGAGGTGTCCGCCGCGGCCCGGGCCCGGCTGCGCGCGCCGGGGCCGCGGGTCCTGCTCCGGCTCGACACCGAGGCCAACATCGCTGTCGGCACCGCCCCGTGGGGCCCGTTCGCCGCCCTCGCCGACGCCGTCGCCGACGCCGATGCCGACGCCGGCGGGATCGCGGGCCTCGACGGCGCTGCCCTCACCGACGGTGGCCCCGACCCCCGGCCGGAGGTGCGCACCGCCGGCGCCCCCGGCTGGCTCGACCTGCCGGCCGACGCCGTCGTGGTCGCCGTCGGCCGCGACAACCACCGTCACCCCCGCTCCCGCCACCTCCTCGACGACCTCCGCGCGCGCCGGCCGGACGCCGTCGTGGTGGACATGGGCTGGCCGAGCCCGGCGCGGGACTACGCGGACGTGGCCACCTTCGGCGCCTCCCGGCTCATGGGCGCGGCGTTGCTGGAGCTCATCACCCCGGCCCGGCCGTGA
- a CDS encoding carbohydrate ABC transporter permease: MSAPTTTPPATGGAPARPPATARGAAPTRRRRGRGRTAALSVLALVVALAWVFPVYWMWSSSLLPNSRLQSFTPTFFPTGGSLENYQAVLGRGNFVQALTMSLTITLLSVVVCLLFAFLAALAISRYRFRGRTSFVLAVLIIQMLPAEGLFIAQYKLMQGIGGLESVWGTSILYVAAVVPFTVWMLRGFVSAIPADLEEAAMVDGLSRPRAFFRITFPLLAPGLVASGVYAFLQCWNEFTIALVILQREENRTLPLWLRSFVQASVTREIDWGQVMAASSLVAVPVIVFFLLVQNRMTSGLVSGAVKG, translated from the coding sequence ATGAGCGCCCCGACGACGACGCCGCCGGCCACCGGCGGCGCCCCGGCCCGCCCGCCGGCCACCGCCCGCGGCGCCGCGCCCACCCGCCGGCGCCGCGGCCGGGGCCGCACCGCCGCGCTCAGCGTCCTGGCCCTCGTGGTGGCCCTGGCCTGGGTCTTCCCGGTGTACTGGATGTGGAGCTCCTCCCTGCTGCCCAACTCCCGGCTGCAGAGCTTCACGCCCACCTTCTTCCCCACCGGCGGCAGCCTGGAGAACTACCAGGCGGTGCTCGGCCGCGGGAACTTCGTCCAGGCGCTGACCATGAGCCTGACCATCACCCTGCTCTCGGTGGTCGTCTGCCTGCTCTTCGCCTTCCTCGCCGCGCTGGCCATCTCCCGGTACCGCTTCCGCGGCCGTACCAGCTTCGTCCTGGCGGTGCTGATCATCCAGATGCTCCCCGCCGAGGGGCTGTTCATCGCCCAGTACAAGCTGATGCAGGGGATCGGCGGGCTGGAGAGCGTGTGGGGGACCAGCATCCTGTACGTGGCCGCCGTCGTGCCGTTCACCGTGTGGATGCTGCGCGGCTTCGTCTCCGCCATCCCGGCGGACCTGGAGGAGGCCGCCATGGTCGACGGGCTCTCCCGCCCCCGCGCCTTCTTCCGGATCACCTTCCCGCTGCTGGCGCCGGGCCTGGTCGCGTCCGGCGTGTACGCGTTCCTGCAGTGCTGGAACGAGTTCACCATCGCCCTGGTGATCCTCCAGCGCGAGGAGAACCGGACCCTGCCGCTGTGGCTGCGCAGCTTCGTCCAGGCCAGCGTGACCCGGGAGATCGACTGGGGCCAGGTGATGGCCGCCTCCTCCCTGGTCGCCGTCCCGGTCATCGTCTTCTTCCTCCTCGTCCAGAACCGGATGACCTCCGGCCTGGTCAGCGGGGCGGTGAAGGGATGA
- a CDS encoding carbohydrate ABC transporter permease, whose translation MATAPAPAPRAAAPGAAAPPAGPVTPVRPRRRRALLPYLLLAPAIGILLLGTGYPVLWQLLTSLRTYGVAQQFGQPAPFVGLANYAAIVADADLWGVIVRSVVFCIVTALVTVALGLGLALLMRAVWNWARVTLQVALLLAWAMPVIAAMTVWIWLFDRRRGVVNWLLETAGLEQFHRFDWLSQPLTFFAVASVIVVWMSVPFVALSVYAGLTQVSTEVLEASAIDGASPRQRLRYIILPMIRPVIMIVLLLQLVWDLRVFTQVRMLQDAGSATSAFDLLGTAIYKLGTGTSNFGTAAALSVFILALTLVMSAYYVRALLKEDQE comes from the coding sequence ATGGCCACCGCTCCCGCCCCCGCCCCCCGGGCAGCCGCCCCCGGCGCCGCCGCCCCGCCGGCCGGGCCCGTCACCCCGGTGCGGCCGCGCCGCCGCCGCGCCCTCCTGCCGTACCTGCTCCTCGCCCCGGCGATCGGCATCCTCCTGCTCGGCACCGGGTACCCGGTGCTGTGGCAGCTGCTGACGTCCCTGCGGACCTACGGCGTCGCCCAGCAGTTCGGCCAGCCCGCCCCGTTCGTCGGCCTGGCCAACTACGCCGCGATCGTCGCCGACGCCGACCTGTGGGGCGTCATCGTCCGCTCGGTCGTCTTCTGCATCGTCACGGCGCTGGTCACGGTGGCGCTCGGGCTCGGCCTCGCCCTGCTGATGCGGGCGGTGTGGAACTGGGCCCGGGTGACCCTCCAGGTCGCCCTGCTGCTCGCCTGGGCGATGCCGGTCATCGCCGCGATGACCGTGTGGATCTGGCTCTTCGACCGCCGCCGCGGGGTGGTCAACTGGCTGCTCGAGACCGCCGGGCTGGAGCAGTTCCACCGCTTCGACTGGCTCAGCCAGCCGCTCACCTTCTTCGCGGTGGCCTCGGTCATCGTCGTCTGGATGTCCGTGCCGTTCGTGGCCCTGTCGGTGTATGCGGGCCTGACCCAGGTCTCCACCGAGGTGCTGGAGGCCAGCGCGATCGACGGCGCCAGCCCCCGCCAGCGGCTGCGGTACATCATCCTGCCGATGATCCGGCCGGTGATCATGATCGTCCTGCTCCTCCAGCTCGTCTGGGACCTGCGGGTCTTCACCCAGGTCCGGATGCTGCAGGACGCCGGCTCCGCGACCAGCGCCTTCGACCTGCTCGGCACCGCGATCTACAAGCTCGGCACCGGCACGTCGAACTTCGGCACCGCGGCGGCGCTGTCCGTCTTCATCCTCGCGCTCACCCTGGTGATGAGCGCCTACTACGTCCGGGCCCTGCTGAAGGAGGACCAGGAATGA
- a CDS encoding extracellular solute-binding protein — MKKQITGALAALAVGTAGLAACSGGSGGGSADADAAGTGGGEGDSLTLWLMGSDTPDELRTYLQETFEENTGAELVIEEQDWANAVTKLTTALPDAATTPDVTEIGNTWASTFTSVGAFTDLSDMYEDLGGEDLLPSFVTAGEVDGKQYALPYYFGSRLVWYRKDVWAEAGHEVPTTLAEFNETVKALRTEDRSGFYLGGEDWRNAVSWIFAAGGDLATKDGDTWESSLSDPATQEGLAQFQDLFTNASNAPVTEADSTPWVNINDNEAGVPEAATIIAPGWAYWSIGKPDAADPETMVWDDATFGVFALPGAEEGSVAPVFAGGSNIAISAASEKQDLARELLEIIFSGDYQTMLAENGLGPANTQYLEAFEELNPTVNPAAAEAAVDSRLTPPAPGWAAVEGSGLLEEFFGKVAGGGDIAALAEEYDEKIGELLNG, encoded by the coding sequence ATGAAGAAGCAGATCACCGGGGCCCTCGCCGCCCTGGCCGTCGGCACGGCGGGGCTTGCCGCCTGCTCCGGCGGCTCCGGCGGTGGGAGCGCCGACGCGGACGCCGCCGGCACCGGCGGCGGCGAGGGTGACTCGCTCACCCTGTGGCTCATGGGCAGCGACACGCCCGACGAGCTGCGCACCTACCTGCAGGAGACGTTCGAGGAGAACACCGGCGCCGAGCTCGTGATCGAGGAGCAGGACTGGGCGAACGCCGTCACCAAGCTCACCACCGCGCTGCCCGACGCCGCCACCACCCCGGACGTGACCGAGATCGGCAACACCTGGGCCTCGACCTTCACCAGCGTCGGTGCCTTCACCGACCTGTCGGACATGTACGAGGACCTCGGCGGGGAGGACCTGCTGCCCTCCTTCGTCACCGCCGGGGAGGTGGACGGCAAGCAGTACGCGCTGCCGTACTACTTCGGCTCCCGCCTGGTCTGGTACCGCAAGGACGTCTGGGCCGAGGCCGGCCACGAGGTCCCGACGACGCTGGCCGAGTTCAACGAGACCGTCAAGGCGCTGCGCACCGAGGACCGCTCGGGCTTCTACCTGGGCGGGGAGGACTGGCGCAACGCCGTCTCCTGGATCTTCGCCGCGGGCGGGGACCTGGCCACCAAGGACGGGGACACCTGGGAGTCCAGCCTGTCCGACCCCGCCACCCAGGAGGGCCTGGCCCAGTTCCAGGACCTGTTCACCAACGCCTCCAACGCCCCGGTCACCGAGGCCGACTCCACCCCGTGGGTCAACATCAACGACAACGAGGCCGGCGTGCCGGAGGCGGCCACGATCATCGCCCCCGGCTGGGCCTACTGGTCCATCGGCAAGCCGGACGCCGCGGACCCGGAGACGATGGTCTGGGACGACGCCACCTTCGGCGTCTTCGCCCTGCCCGGCGCCGAGGAGGGCAGCGTGGCGCCGGTCTTCGCCGGCGGGTCGAACATCGCGATCTCCGCGGCCAGCGAGAAGCAGGACCTCGCCCGCGAGCTGCTCGAGATCATCTTCTCCGGCGACTACCAGACCATGCTCGCCGAGAACGGCCTGGGCCCGGCCAACACCCAGTACCTCGAGGCGTTCGAGGAGCTCAACCCGACGGTGAACCCGGCCGCCGCCGAGGCCGCCGTCGACTCCCGGCTCACCCCGCCGGCTCCCGGCTGGGCCGCCGTCGAGGGGTCCGGCCTGCTGGAGGAGTTCTTCGGCAAGGTCGCCGGGGGCGGGGACATCGCCGCCCTGGCCGAGGAGTACGACGAGAAGATCGGCGAGCTGCTCAACGGCTGA
- a CDS encoding ROK family protein, whose amino-acid sequence MLPGQARSHNRALVLQTLHTVVDPLSRADLARSTGLTRVTVSDLVAELLAEDLLLEIGVRTDVRPGKPATLLQINPDAYHVLGVDLSPFGAFRAAVVDLHGRIRSRHEVPTEGATGEAAVAVLDRLLTEALDAVRAPLLGIGVGTPGIVDAAGTVRSAPNLRWTDLPLGERLAARFPGPVLVANDANAAVMAEHALGGAAGDVLLVKVGFGVGAGLVIDGVPRLGAHSAAGEIGHVVVGTDGGPRCACGKDGCLEAWLSVPSLLRALAAAEPDGDAGRTAVLRQAGRRLGIALAPVVGALALPEVVLSGPPDLLDGELRAAADATLRERIIAAFDDELSVRLTQLGEDIVPRGAAAIVLAAELGVA is encoded by the coding sequence ATGCTCCCCGGCCAGGCCCGCAGCCACAACCGGGCCCTGGTGCTGCAGACCCTGCACACCGTCGTCGACCCGCTCAGCCGCGCGGACCTCGCCCGGAGCACCGGGCTGACCCGGGTCACCGTCTCCGACCTCGTCGCCGAGCTCCTCGCTGAGGACCTCCTCCTCGAGATCGGCGTCCGCACCGACGTCCGCCCCGGCAAGCCCGCCACCCTGCTGCAGATCAACCCGGACGCCTACCACGTCCTGGGCGTGGACCTGTCCCCGTTCGGCGCCTTCCGCGCCGCCGTCGTCGACCTCCACGGGCGGATTCGCAGCCGTCACGAGGTCCCCACCGAGGGGGCGACCGGGGAGGCCGCCGTCGCCGTCCTCGACCGGCTCCTCACCGAGGCGCTCGACGCCGTCCGGGCCCCGCTGCTCGGCATCGGCGTGGGCACCCCCGGCATCGTCGACGCCGCCGGCACCGTGCGGTCCGCGCCCAACCTGCGCTGGACCGACCTGCCGCTCGGCGAGCGGCTCGCCGCCCGGTTCCCCGGACCCGTCCTGGTGGCCAACGACGCCAACGCCGCGGTCATGGCCGAGCACGCCCTCGGCGGGGCCGCCGGGGACGTCCTGCTCGTCAAGGTCGGGTTCGGCGTCGGCGCCGGCCTGGTCATCGACGGCGTGCCCCGCCTCGGCGCGCACAGCGCGGCCGGGGAGATCGGCCACGTCGTCGTCGGCACCGACGGCGGGCCGCGCTGCGCGTGCGGCAAGGACGGCTGCCTGGAGGCCTGGCTCTCCGTGCCCAGCCTGCTCCGCGCCCTGGCCGCCGCCGAGCCCGACGGAGACGCCGGCCGCACCGCCGTGCTGCGCCAGGCCGGGCGCCGGCTCGGGATCGCGCTGGCCCCCGTCGTCGGCGCGCTCGCCCTGCCCGAGGTCGTCCTGTCCGGCCCGCCGGACCTGCTCGACGGCGAGCTGCGCGCCGCCGCCGACGCCACCCTGCGCGAACGCATCATCGCCGCGTTCGACGACGAGCTCTCCGTCCGGCTCACCCAGCTCGGCGAGGACATCGTCCCCCGCGGCGCCGCCGCGATCGTGCTGGCCGCCGAGCTGGGCGTCGCCTGA
- a CDS encoding dihydrofolate reductase family protein produces MVTRYYTASSIDGFIADPDNSLSWLLTRDVDPAGPMSVDALLAETGALAMGRTTYEWILDNPQDDGAAWLYQQPAWVFTHHDLPRVDGDVRFTQEPVEVVHAQMIAAAGGRDLWVVGGGDLAGQFADAGLLDEVWVQYAPVALGGGAPLLPRRLELELLDVARNRDFVCSRHRVVRAQR; encoded by the coding sequence ATGGTCACCCGCTACTACACGGCGAGCAGCATCGACGGCTTCATCGCCGACCCCGACAACTCCCTGTCCTGGCTGCTGACCCGGGACGTCGACCCGGCCGGGCCGATGTCCGTGGACGCCCTCCTCGCCGAGACCGGGGCGCTCGCGATGGGCAGGACCACCTACGAGTGGATCCTCGACAATCCGCAGGACGACGGCGCCGCCTGGCTCTACCAGCAACCCGCCTGGGTGTTCACCCACCACGACCTGCCCCGGGTCGACGGGGACGTCCGGTTCACCCAGGAGCCGGTCGAGGTGGTGCACGCCCAGATGATCGCCGCGGCCGGCGGGCGGGACCTGTGGGTGGTCGGCGGGGGAGACCTGGCCGGCCAGTTCGCCGACGCGGGCCTGCTGGACGAGGTCTGGGTGCAGTACGCCCCGGTCGCGCTCGGTGGCGGCGCGCCGCTGCTGCCGCGCCGGCTCGAGCTCGAACTGCTCGACGTCGCCCGCAACCGGGATTTCGTGTGCAGCCGCCACCGGGTGGTCCGCGCGCAGCGCTGA
- a CDS encoding NADP-dependent isocitrate dehydrogenase, whose product MAKIKVAGPVVELDGDEMTRIIWQFIKDRLIHPYLDVDLRYYDLSIQNRDATDDQVTIDAANAIKEHNVGVKCATITPDEARVEEFGLKRMWVSPNGTIRNILGGVVFREPIIISNVPRLVPGWTKPIVIGRHAHGDQYKSTNFRVPGPGQLTITFTPEDGSEPIQHVVANYGDDGGVAMGMYNYNKSIADFARASFSYGLQRGYPVYLSTKNTILKAYDGAFKDIFAEVFENEYKAQFDAAGLTYEHRLIDDMVASALKWEGGYVWACKNYDGDVQSDTVAQGFGSLGLMTSVLMTPDGKTVEAEAAHGTVTRHYRQHQAGKPTSTNPIASIFAWTGGLKHRGKLDGTPEVTGFAETLEDVVIKSVESGKMTKDLALLVGKDQEWQTTEEFLATLDENLATRLG is encoded by the coding sequence ATGGCGAAGATCAAGGTGGCGGGACCCGTCGTCGAGCTCGACGGCGACGAGATGACCCGGATCATCTGGCAGTTCATCAAGGACCGCCTCATCCACCCGTACCTGGACGTGGACCTGCGCTACTACGACCTGTCCATCCAGAACCGCGACGCCACCGACGACCAGGTAACCATTGACGCGGCGAACGCCATCAAGGAGCACAACGTCGGCGTCAAGTGCGCCACCATCACCCCGGACGAGGCCCGCGTGGAGGAGTTCGGGCTGAAGCGGATGTGGGTCTCGCCGAACGGGACCATCCGCAACATCCTCGGCGGCGTCGTCTTCCGCGAGCCGATCATCATCTCCAACGTGCCCCGCCTGGTGCCGGGCTGGACCAAGCCGATCGTCATCGGCCGCCACGCCCACGGCGACCAGTACAAGTCCACCAACTTCCGGGTCCCCGGCCCCGGCCAGCTGACCATCACCTTCACTCCCGAGGACGGCTCGGAGCCGATCCAGCACGTCGTCGCCAACTACGGCGACGACGGCGGGGTGGCCATGGGGATGTACAACTACAACAAGTCCATCGCCGACTTTGCGCGCGCCTCCTTCTCCTACGGGCTGCAGCGCGGCTACCCGGTGTACCTGTCCACCAAGAACACGATCCTCAAGGCCTACGACGGCGCCTTCAAGGACATCTTCGCCGAGGTGTTCGAGAACGAGTACAAGGCGCAGTTCGACGCCGCCGGGCTGACCTACGAGCATCGCCTCATCGACGACATGGTCGCCTCCGCCCTGAAGTGGGAGGGCGGGTACGTGTGGGCCTGCAAGAACTACGACGGCGACGTCCAGTCCGACACCGTCGCCCAGGGCTTCGGCTCCCTGGGCCTGATGACCTCGGTGCTGATGACCCCGGACGGCAAGACGGTCGAGGCCGAGGCCGCCCACGGCACCGTCACCCGGCACTACCGCCAGCACCAGGCCGGCAAGCCCACCTCCACCAACCCGATCGCCTCGATCTTCGCCTGGACCGGCGGACTGAAGCACCGCGGCAAGCTCGACGGGACCCCCGAGGTCACCGGCTTCGCCGAGACCCTGGAGGACGTGGTCATCAAGTCCGTGGAGTCGGGGAAGATGACCAAGGACCTGGCCCTGCTCGTCGGCAAGGACCAGGAGTGGCAGACCACCGAGGAGTTCCTCGCCACCCTCGACGAGAACCTGGCCACCCGGCTCGGCTGA
- a CDS encoding hemolysin family protein: MSQTLVDIALVLFFILLGGVFAASEMALVSLRDSQVRALAGRSRAGARVAKLTADSNRFLSAVQVGVTLAGFFSASFGAAQIAPVVSPVLEGWGVPESLAYGIAFVGTTVLISYLSLVFGELVPKRLAMQSAERISLLVATPLDWIATVLRPVIWFLGASVNVVMRLLGRDPNAQREQMGTDELRTVIAQHESLAPEERDMVVDLLSVGDRTVQEIMTPRTEVEFLDAAMPVAEAQRLVGTLEHSRYPVCGENSDDVLGFVHVRDLITPAPHVRTIGDLVRELMFFPTGTLVLNALTEMRKRHAHLAVVVDEYGGTDGIVTLEDVVEEFVGQIQDEYDREPPEVLGHGQVESVAGLLGRAEVAKVLGRELPDGPYDTLAGFIITELGRLPHEGDAVAWDGTVLTVTAMDGRRIDRVEVRRPVPAPAS; encoded by the coding sequence GTGAGCCAGACACTCGTCGACATCGCCCTGGTCCTGTTCTTCATCCTCCTGGGTGGTGTCTTCGCGGCGTCGGAGATGGCGCTGGTCTCGCTGCGGGACAGCCAGGTCCGCGCGCTGGCCGGCCGGAGCCGCGCCGGGGCCCGGGTCGCCAAGCTGACCGCGGACTCCAACCGGTTCCTCTCGGCCGTCCAGGTGGGCGTCACCCTCGCTGGCTTCTTCTCCGCCTCGTTCGGCGCCGCGCAGATCGCGCCCGTCGTCTCCCCGGTCCTGGAGGGCTGGGGCGTGCCGGAGTCCCTGGCGTACGGGATCGCGTTCGTCGGCACGACGGTGCTGATCTCCTACCTCTCCCTCGTCTTCGGCGAGCTCGTGCCCAAGCGCCTCGCGATGCAGAGCGCCGAGCGGATCTCGCTGCTGGTGGCCACCCCGCTGGACTGGATCGCCACCGTGCTCCGCCCGGTGATCTGGTTCCTCGGCGCCTCGGTCAACGTCGTGATGCGGCTGCTCGGCCGGGACCCGAACGCCCAGCGCGAACAGATGGGCACCGACGAGCTGCGCACGGTGATCGCCCAGCACGAGTCCCTCGCGCCCGAGGAGCGGGACATGGTCGTCGACCTGCTCTCGGTGGGGGACCGCACCGTGCAGGAGATCATGACCCCGCGCACCGAGGTGGAGTTCCTCGACGCCGCCATGCCGGTGGCGGAGGCGCAGCGGTTGGTGGGCACCCTGGAGCACTCGCGCTACCCGGTGTGCGGGGAGAACAGCGACGACGTCCTCGGCTTCGTCCACGTCCGGGACCTGATCACCCCGGCGCCGCACGTGCGCACGATCGGCGACCTCGTGCGCGAGCTGATGTTCTTCCCGACCGGCACCCTCGTGCTCAACGCGCTGACCGAGATGCGGAAGCGGCACGCCCACCTCGCCGTCGTGGTGGACGAGTACGGCGGCACCGACGGGATCGTCACCCTCGAGGACGTCGTGGAGGAGTTCGTCGGCCAGATCCAGGACGAGTACGACCGCGAGCCGCCCGAGGTGCTCGGCCACGGCCAGGTCGAGAGCGTCGCCGGCCTGCTCGGCCGGGCCGAGGTGGCGAAGGTGCTCGGCCGCGAGCTCCCCGACGGGCCCTACGACACCCTCGCCGGCTTCATCATCACCGAGCTCGGCCGGCTGCCGCACGAGGGCGACGCGGTGGCCTGGGACGGCACGGTGCTGACCGTGACCGCGATGGACGGCCGGCGCATCGACCGGGTCGAGGTCCGCCGCCCGGTCCCCGCCCCCGCGTCCTGA
- a CDS encoding DUF3017 domain-containing protein, producing the protein MTSSRLLRATTFAVIVAGIAVVCGLAVLVDARTGVTVLAAFLAVGALLRAVAPESVIPGARSRGFDVAFLLALAVALGYLSPWGNATVAPGV; encoded by the coding sequence ATGACCAGCAGCCGGCTGCTCCGTGCGACGACCTTCGCGGTCATCGTCGCCGGGATCGCGGTGGTCTGCGGGCTCGCCGTCCTGGTCGACGCGCGCACCGGCGTCACCGTGCTCGCCGCCTTCCTCGCGGTCGGCGCGCTGCTGCGGGCGGTGGCCCCGGAGTCGGTGATCCCTGGCGCCCGGTCGCGGGGCTTCGACGTCGCGTTCCTCCTCGCCCTCGCCGTCGCCCTCGGTTACCTCAGCCCCTGGGGCAACGCGACGGTGGCGCCCGGGGTCTGA